Sequence from the Aquimarina sp. Aq107 genome:
CTTTATAGTTTAGTTGATGCTCGTACCCCATAAATTGCCATTTGCAACCGCCACAAGTACCAAAATGTGAACAAAGAGGTTGAACACGTTTGTCAGACTTTTTATGAAAAGTAGTTGCTGTTCCTTCATAAAAAGCTTTTCGCTTTTTAGTGGTTTGTATATCCACCACATCTCCAGGTACTGCGTTATTTAGAAATATGATTTTTCCATCAGGAGCTTTAGCAATACTTTTTCCTTTTGCACCAGCATCAATCACTTCTATATTTTCAAAAACTTGCCTTTTGTTCTTTCTTGCCATAGCGCAAAAATAAGAATAGAAACTATATACTTATTAAATATTCAATATATCTTATGAAAAGAATAAAAAAAATGAACCAAATTAATATCACTACGTCTATATAATAAAGGTCACTATGATAAATGCCAATAAAACATTCGATTCTTTGTTGGTTTTACAATACCAATCTGGAAATAAGAAAGCAGCAGGGATTCTTGTTAAAAGATGGCATGGTAGATTATGTGCGCAAGCAAATTGGTATGTTAGAAATAAAGAAATCTCTAAAGATATAGTGCAGGATAGTTGGGATATAATTTTAATGAAAGTTTATCATTTAAAAGATACGAATAGTTTTGGGAGTTGGGCATTATCAATTGTTACTCGAAGGTCAATTGACTGGCTAAGAAAAAACAAAAAAGAACAGGATGTTTTAAATTCTATTATTAGAAACTCAGACCCTGTTGTTATGCCTGAAGAAGTAGAAAATGAAGAATCTAATAAGAAAATGCTGTTAAGAAGAGCTATTGAAACATTGCCAGTTGATCAGCAAATGGTATTACGTCTTTTTTATGTAGAAGAATATAGAGTTAAGGAAATAGCTAAAATTTTGGTCATTTCCGAAGGAACAGTAAAATCACGTTTGTTTACAGCAAGAGAAAAATTGAAGTTAATTTTAAAAACATAAATAATGGATAATCATATGGAAGATATTGATCGATTAATTAAAGAAACTCTAACACAAGAAGAAGCAAAGTTTTATGATGAATTAGATGAACAAAATATGATCGAAATGATTGGAGGTCTTTACAAGACTAAAAATAAGTGGATCATAATTTTGATGAATTTTGTAAATGTAATTGCCTTTGGATTATTTGTGTATTGTTTAGTGAAATTTTTAAATACAGATAATACGAATGAATTGATCAAGTGGGGTAGCGGGGGATTTTTGGCTATTATGACTGCATCAATGTTAAAATTATTTTCTTGGTTACAGATTGATAAAAACGCATTATTGAGAGAAATTAAAAGATTAGAATTACAAATTTCTTCGATAGCAAATAAAGTATAATAATAGCATGTTCAAAGATCTTGTTAATTATTAATTATGCAATTAATAGTAATATTATTTTGAATAATTAAAAATAGAATCTATTCCAAGCCTTAAAATTAAATAATAAATAAAGATTTAGTAATTTGCGACTCTCTTAGGGATGATTTCTCTCCCACGCTGAATTTTCGAGTCTTTTCGAAAGGATAAAGGTATAGAAGGAATGGTTATTTTATCAATTTAAATTATTAAAAATGGCTGTTTTAGAAAAATTAACTTCTCAACAAGCAATCGATTTAGAAAACAAGTATGGAGCTCATAACTACCACCCTTTACCAGTAGTTTTAAATAAAGGAGAAGGAGTATATGTTTGGGACGTAGAAGGAAAGAAGTATTATGATTTCCTAAGTGCATATTCGGCGGTAAATCAAGGGCATTGTCACCCTAAGATAGTAGGAGCTATGATGGAACAAGCTCAGACATTGACATTAACTTCTCGTGCATTTTATAATGATAAGCTAGGAGAGTATGAGAAATTTGCTTCTGAATTTTTTGGTTTCGATAAGTTGTTACCTATGAATACAGGTGCAGAAGCTGTGGAGACCGCTTTGAAAATTTGTAGAAAATGGGCATATGAGAAGAAAGGTATTTCAGAAAATGAAGCTCAAATAATTGTTTGCGAAAACAATTTTCACGGTAGAACTACAACGATTATTTCATTTTCTAATGATCCAGTAGCACGTAAAAACTTTGGACCTTATACATCTGGTTTCATCAAAATTGAGTATGATAACTTAAAAGCATTAGAACAAGCGTTAGAAAATAATACGAATGTTGCAGGTTTCTTAGTAGAACCAATACAAGGAGAAGCTGGAGTTTATGTACCTTCTGAAGACTATTTGTCAAAGGCTAAAGCTTTGTGCGAAAAACACAATGTACTTTTTATTGCAGACGAAGTACAGACAGGTATAGCCAGAACAGGTAGGTTGTTAGCTACTTGCGGTAATTGTTCTTGTAGTGATAAAAACTGTTCAAGTACACCAAATGTTAAACCTGATGTCTTAATACTTGGTAAAGCACTTAGTGGTGGAGCATATCCAGTTTCTGGTGTTTTAGCTGATGATCATATTATGGAAGTAATCAAACCAGGTAATCACGGAAGTACTTTTGGAGGAAATCCTGTTGCTGCTGCGGTTGCTGTTGCGGCTTTAGAAGTAGTAAGAGATGAAAAGCTTGCAGAAAATGCTTTTGAACTTGGTGAATTATTCAGATCAGAAATGAATGAGTATATCAAAACATCGAGTATAGTAAATCTTGTTCGTGGTAAAGGATTATTAAATGCCATTGTTATTAATGATGATGAAGAGAGTGAAACAGCATGGAATATTTGTGTAGCTTTAAAAGAAAATGGGTTATTAGCAAAACCAACTCATGGTAATATCATAAGATTTGCTCCACCATTAGTGATGACAAAAGAACAATTGCTAGAATGTGTGGCAATTATAACAAAAACGTTAAAAGAGTTTGAGTAAAACTTTTTTGATCGAATTAAAATAGTAAAAAGAGTAGGAACAAGTTTTCTGCTCTTTTTTTATGGAGCTAGATGACAGAAAGGAGCACTACTGATGTTACGCAATATCCAGTAGGTAATAATTGTAATAAGGATGATATATGTGAAGTATTTGTTGTAAGTCCAATCTTTGAGTTTTTTATTTAAAAATCTTTTAGCAGTATAATTATATAGTTTTATAAATAAAACGATTGCTAATATTACAAATAATAGATTATGTTGTAAAGCTTGTAAGATTCTACCATTTAATAAATCATGAATAGCTCTTTGACTTCCACAGCCAGGACAGTGATACCCTGTTAAAAAATGGAAAGGACAACTAGGAAAAAAACCTTCACCAGTACTGGAGCCAGGATCATTTAAGTAGTAATATCTTATAAAAAAAAATATAGGTACTAACGCTAGTAAGTACCCATATTTTAAATATTTGTTTTCTGTTTTTTTAGAAATTTCCATTAGCACCTAGAACACTAAATAATGCTACTCCGTATATTAAAAACATTACAACCCAAAGTAAAACACCACCTATAATTCCTATAAGTCCCCATAATTTGGCATTTTTTGATGCAGCAACGGCTCCTTCGTAATCTCCTGCATCATATTTTGAATTTACTTGAGTTGAATAAATAATACTTACAATACCTGTAATTAGACAACATAAAATTGTAGAAATAATTGCTAAGGCTAGATGATTGTTAGGTCTCGGTTGATTAGCTTCCATAAAAATAAACTTAATTTAGTAATTAATTAGTATTAAATAATAGTGTAAAAGGGGTATTAAATAAATTTACGAGGTACAATATACACAATTTGAGTATTCTGGAAATTAATGTTTAGAAAAAAACTAATATTTGATACTTTTGTGCCATGAATATATTGAAAGTAAAAAAGATTATAAGTTTTCTTTTAATTTTAATAGGAGCTTTTCTACTAATAAGTGAAATAGCTTCTACTAAAAAGGATTATTACCTGCAGGCAGGTGGTATTATTTGTTTAATGAGTGGTGTGTTTTTAATTAATACAAAAGTTACATCGAGGTTTCCGGAAAATGCTATAGATAATCCAGAAAAAAAGGATAAAGAGTAGATGAGTATGATAAAAGTTGGAGATGTAGTTTCTGTATTGGATGAGCCAATATCTGGTAAAGTTATTTCAGTTATTGGGAATGAGGTTACTATCGAATCTAATGATGGATTTGATATGATGTTTTCGGCAAATGAGTTGGTTAAAGAAGAATCCGATAATTTGATCGTTCCATCTTATGAAGAAGTACAAAAGAATCTTCAGCAAAAAGAAATTTTTAAAAAGAAATCTAAAAAAAAGATCTTAAAACCTAAAGAAAGAAGTGTTCCTGCTATGGAAGTAGATCTTCATATTCATAAACTAGTAAAATCTACAAAAGGATTGTCTAACCATGATATGGTTACCCTACAGTTGGATACAGCAAAAAGACAATTAGATTTTGCTATTAACAAACGTATTCCTAGTGTGGTGTTTATTCATGGAGTAGGGCAAGG
This genomic interval carries:
- a CDS encoding Smr/MutS family protein, which gives rise to MSMIKVGDVVSVLDEPISGKVISVIGNEVTIESNDGFDMMFSANELVKEESDNLIVPSYEEVQKNLQQKEIFKKKSKKKILKPKERSVPAMEVDLHIHKLVKSTKGLSNHDMVTLQLDTAKRQLDFAINKRIPSVVFIHGVGQGVLKEELQYLFGRYDNIRISDADYKKYGLGAMEIYIIQNPRN
- a CDS encoding RNA polymerase sigma factor, translated to MINANKTFDSLLVLQYQSGNKKAAGILVKRWHGRLCAQANWYVRNKEISKDIVQDSWDIILMKVYHLKDTNSFGSWALSIVTRRSIDWLRKNKKEQDVLNSIIRNSDPVVMPEEVENEESNKKMLLRRAIETLPVDQQMVLRLFYVEEYRVKEIAKILVISEGTVKSRLFTAREKLKLILKT
- the rocD gene encoding ornithine--oxo-acid transaminase, with the translated sequence MAVLEKLTSQQAIDLENKYGAHNYHPLPVVLNKGEGVYVWDVEGKKYYDFLSAYSAVNQGHCHPKIVGAMMEQAQTLTLTSRAFYNDKLGEYEKFASEFFGFDKLLPMNTGAEAVETALKICRKWAYEKKGISENEAQIIVCENNFHGRTTTIISFSNDPVARKNFGPYTSGFIKIEYDNLKALEQALENNTNVAGFLVEPIQGEAGVYVPSEDYLSKAKALCEKHNVLFIADEVQTGIARTGRLLATCGNCSCSDKNCSSTPNVKPDVLILGKALSGGAYPVSGVLADDHIMEVIKPGNHGSTFGGNPVAAAVAVAALEVVRDEKLAENAFELGELFRSEMNEYIKTSSIVNLVRGKGLLNAIVINDDEESETAWNICVALKENGLLAKPTHGNIIRFAPPLVMTKEQLLECVAIITKTLKEFE
- a CDS encoding CD225/dispanin family protein codes for the protein MEANQPRPNNHLALAIISTILCCLITGIVSIIYSTQVNSKYDAGDYEGAVAASKNAKLWGLIGIIGGVLLWVVMFLIYGVALFSVLGANGNF
- a CDS encoding DUF6768 family protein, translating into MDNHMEDIDRLIKETLTQEEAKFYDELDEQNMIEMIGGLYKTKNKWIIILMNFVNVIAFGLFVYCLVKFLNTDNTNELIKWGSGGFLAIMTASMLKLFSWLQIDKNALLREIKRLELQISSIANKV
- a CDS encoding DUF2752 domain-containing protein, translated to MEISKKTENKYLKYGYLLALVPIFFFIRYYYLNDPGSSTGEGFFPSCPFHFLTGYHCPGCGSQRAIHDLLNGRILQALQHNLLFVILAIVLFIKLYNYTAKRFLNKKLKDWTYNKYFTYIILITIITYWILRNISSAPFCHLAP